In Balaenoptera musculus isolate JJ_BM4_2016_0621 chromosome 19, mBalMus1.pri.v3, whole genome shotgun sequence, one genomic interval encodes:
- the LOC118885832 gene encoding thioredoxin-like produces MVKQIESKYAFQEALNSAGEKLVVVDFSATWCGPCKINKPFFHSLSEKYSNVVFLEVDVDDCQDVASECEVKCMPTFQFFKKGQKVGEFSGANKEKLEATINELI; encoded by the coding sequence ATGGTGAAGCAGATTGAGAGCAAGTATGCTTTTCAGGAAGCCTTGAACAGTGCAGGAGAGAAACTCGTAGTAGTCGACTTCTCAGCCACGTGGTGTGGGCCTTGCAAAATAAACAagcctttctttcattctctctctgaaAAGTATTCCAACGTAGTGTTCCTCGAAGTAGATGTGGATGACTGTCAGGATGTTGCTTCAGAGTGTGAAGTCAAATGCATGCCAaccttccagttttttaaaaagggacagaAGGTGGGTGAATTTTCTGGAGCTAATAAGGAAAAACTTGAAGCCACCATTAATGAATTAATCTAA